The Leclercia sp. S52 genome has a segment encoding these proteins:
- a CDS encoding GntR family transcriptional regulator, producing the protein MLDLDNLEKAQRMSLTMQVEVSLKGALIAGALKPGARLVTKEIADKLGTSITPVREALLRLVSAGALHATPAQAFLVPEVSLERYNEVNAIRKELECMAVAAACEQMSDERIATLRTLSDNFHDAMSSGEVERALHANRAFRFTLYHYADMPTLMALIEQLWVRIGPCFNCLYDPNIVLPSRSYRYEELLAALEQGDTEASRAAIDKVIDEANGILIKQFLP; encoded by the coding sequence ATGCTGGATTTGGACAATTTAGAAAAGGCTCAACGAATGAGCCTGACGATGCAGGTTGAGGTGAGTCTGAAAGGTGCCCTGATTGCAGGGGCCCTGAAGCCAGGCGCACGGCTCGTCACTAAAGAGATTGCGGATAAGTTAGGTACCAGTATTACTCCTGTACGTGAAGCGCTGCTGCGGTTGGTCTCCGCTGGCGCGCTGCACGCCACCCCGGCACAAGCGTTTCTGGTGCCGGAAGTCTCGCTTGAGCGTTACAACGAAGTCAATGCCATCCGTAAGGAGCTGGAGTGCATGGCCGTTGCTGCCGCCTGCGAGCAGATGTCTGATGAGCGCATCGCTACGTTGCGTACGCTCTCCGACAATTTTCATGATGCGATGAGCAGCGGCGAGGTTGAGCGTGCGCTTCACGCTAACCGGGCTTTTCGCTTCACGCTCTATCACTATGCGGATATGCCAACCCTGATGGCGCTTATCGAGCAGCTGTGGGTGCGCATCGGGCCCTGTTTTAACTGCCTGTACGATCCGAACATTGTGCTGCCGTCTCGCTCCTATCGTTATGAGGAGTTACTCGCTGCTTTGGAACAGGGCGATACAGAGGCCAGCCGCGCGGCGATTGATAAAGTGATCGACGAGGCAAATGGCATATTGATTAAACAGTTTTTACCTTAA
- the pqqU gene encoding TonB-dependent receptor PqqU, which yields MKIFSARKATLPLLLVPVIFSPVATMAAEEQTMIVSASPQTLSELDTPAAVSVVNGDDMRQATPRINLSESLGSVPGLQIQNRQNYAQDLQLSTRGFGARSTFGVRGIRLYVDGIPATMPDGQGQTSNIDINSLESVEVLRGPFSALYGNASGGVVNMTTETGRQPTTVEASSYYGSYGSWRYGMKATGAMGDGTQPGDVDYTVSTTRFTTHGYRDHSGARKNLANAKLGVRVDDASKLTLIFNSVDMKANDPGGLDYQEWRDNPRQSPRGDQYNTRKTIKQTQAGLRYERQLSAQDDLSVMAYAGEREMTQYQSIPYQPQLRPTHAGGVIDMQRHYQGIDTRWTHRGELLVPMTFTTGLNYENLSEDRRGYENYVMNNGVPDYGVKGAKRRDERNLMWNVDPYLQTNWQLTDKLSLDAGVRYSSVWFDSNDHYVQGANGDDSGDASYHKWLPAGALKYRVTDAWNVYAAAGRGFETPTINELSYRSDNQSGLNFGLKPSTNNTYEVGSKTRVGNGLFTAALFRTDTDDEIVVDASSGGRTSYKNAGKTRRQGVELSLDQQFAENWKLKMAWTYLDATYRTNVCGDADCKGNRMPGIARNMGYASFGWQPEEGWYAGSDVRYMSDIEADDENNAKAPSYTVVGLNTGYKLNVGNWGMDVFGRVDNLFDKEYVGSVIVNESNGRYYEPAPGRNYGVGLSVSYRFE from the coding sequence ATGAAAATCTTTTCTGCCCGTAAGGCAACGCTTCCCCTGCTGTTGGTTCCTGTTATTTTTTCACCTGTCGCCACGATGGCGGCCGAAGAGCAAACCATGATCGTCAGCGCGTCGCCACAAACGCTCTCTGAGCTGGATACGCCTGCGGCGGTCAGCGTGGTCAACGGCGACGATATGCGCCAGGCCACGCCGCGCATTAACCTCTCCGAATCCCTCGGCAGCGTGCCGGGACTGCAGATCCAGAACCGGCAGAACTACGCCCAGGATCTCCAGCTGTCGACCCGCGGTTTCGGTGCCCGCTCCACCTTCGGGGTGCGCGGCATTCGTCTGTATGTCGACGGTATCCCGGCCACCATGCCGGACGGCCAGGGGCAAACCTCGAATATTGATATCAACAGCCTCGAGAGCGTCGAAGTGTTGCGCGGGCCCTTCTCCGCCCTGTACGGCAACGCTTCGGGCGGCGTGGTTAACATGACCACCGAAACCGGACGTCAGCCTACCACCGTTGAGGCCAGCAGCTATTACGGCAGCTACGGCAGCTGGCGCTACGGCATGAAGGCCACCGGCGCGATGGGCGACGGCACTCAGCCAGGGGATGTGGATTACACCGTCTCCACCACCCGCTTCACCACCCATGGCTATCGCGATCACAGCGGCGCGCGTAAAAACCTCGCCAACGCCAAACTGGGCGTGCGCGTCGACGATGCCAGCAAATTGACCCTGATTTTTAACAGCGTCGATATGAAAGCCAACGATCCCGGCGGTCTGGACTATCAGGAGTGGCGGGACAACCCGCGTCAGTCTCCGCGTGGGGATCAGTACAATACCCGTAAAACCATTAAGCAGACCCAGGCTGGCCTGCGCTATGAGCGTCAGCTGAGCGCGCAGGACGATCTCAGCGTGATGGCCTACGCCGGTGAGCGTGAGATGACCCAGTACCAGTCAATCCCGTACCAGCCGCAGCTGCGCCCGACTCACGCGGGCGGCGTGATCGACATGCAGCGCCACTACCAGGGGATCGACACCCGCTGGACCCACCGTGGGGAGCTACTGGTGCCGATGACCTTCACTACCGGTCTGAACTACGAAAACCTGAGCGAAGATCGTCGCGGGTATGAAAACTACGTGATGAACAACGGCGTGCCGGATTATGGCGTCAAAGGGGCGAAACGCCGCGATGAGCGCAACCTGATGTGGAACGTCGACCCTTACCTGCAAACCAACTGGCAGCTGACAGATAAGCTCTCCCTCGACGCGGGCGTGCGCTACAGCTCCGTATGGTTCGACTCAAACGACCATTATGTACAGGGTGCGAACGGCGATGACAGCGGCGACGCCAGCTACCACAAATGGCTCCCGGCCGGCGCGCTGAAGTACCGTGTGACCGATGCCTGGAACGTCTATGCCGCCGCAGGCCGTGGTTTTGAGACTCCGACCATCAACGAACTCTCGTATCGTTCCGATAACCAGAGCGGTCTGAACTTCGGCCTCAAGCCGTCGACCAACAATACCTATGAGGTTGGGAGCAAAACACGGGTCGGCAACGGCCTGTTCACCGCGGCGCTGTTCCGCACCGATACCGACGATGAGATCGTGGTCGACGCCAGCTCAGGCGGACGCACCAGCTACAAGAACGCCGGTAAAACCCGCCGTCAGGGCGTGGAGCTTTCACTCGATCAGCAGTTTGCCGAGAACTGGAAGCTGAAGATGGCGTGGACGTATCTGGATGCCACCTACCGCACCAACGTCTGTGGCGACGCGGACTGTAAAGGTAACCGGATGCCGGGCATTGCGCGCAACATGGGCTATGCCTCGTTTGGCTGGCAGCCTGAAGAGGGCTGGTATGCGGGTTCCGATGTGCGTTACATGAGCGACATCGAGGCCGATGACGAAAACAACGCCAAAGCCCCCTCTTATACCGTTGTGGGTCTGAATACCGGCTATAAGCTGAACGTCGGCAACTGGGGTATGGACGTCTTTGGTCGCGTGGATAACCTGTTCGACAAAGAGTATGTCGGCTCGGTGATCGTCAATGAATCAAACGGGCGTTACTACGAACCGGCACCGGGGCGTAATTACGGGGTGGGCCTCTCCGTCTCGTATCGCTTCGAGTGA
- a CDS encoding helix-turn-helix domain-containing protein gives MNTMPDNINQRISARIRLERESRGWSLSELAERAGVSRAMIHKIERAESSPTATLLARLSGAFGISMSTLIARAELQEGKLLRFANQPVWRDPQTHYLRRHVSPRSDLPIDMVQVELPGGSDVPMPASSYALARQLIWLQSGELVFLEGDTRHEMRAGDCLELGPPNDCRFINESSEPCVYLVVRLNQSGS, from the coding sequence ATGAATACTATGCCAGACAATATCAATCAGCGGATCAGCGCCCGCATCCGGCTGGAGCGTGAATCCCGCGGCTGGTCGCTGAGCGAGCTGGCGGAACGCGCCGGCGTCTCACGGGCGATGATCCACAAAATTGAACGCGCGGAGAGCAGCCCGACGGCGACGCTGCTGGCCCGACTCTCCGGCGCATTTGGCATCAGCATGTCCACGCTTATCGCGCGCGCTGAACTGCAGGAAGGCAAGCTGTTGCGCTTTGCCAACCAGCCGGTGTGGCGCGATCCGCAGACGCACTATCTGCGTCGTCACGTCTCGCCGCGCTCCGATCTGCCTATCGACATGGTGCAGGTTGAACTTCCCGGCGGCAGCGACGTGCCAATGCCAGCCTCTTCTTATGCTCTTGCACGCCAGCTGATCTGGCTCCAGTCGGGCGAACTGGTGTTTCTGGAAGGGGACACCCGCCATGAAATGCGCGCCGGAGACTGTCTGGAACTTGGCCCGCCTAACGACTGCCGGTTTATCAACGAAAGCAGCGAGCCCTGCGTGTATCTCGTCGTCAGGCTGAACCAGTCCGGCTCGTAA
- a CDS encoding MFS transporter has translation MLQIAFLLAGAAFVRKAAPFFMVAGVLWGGLGLAIFIDGLQGGLHFPLHVFGLFLLLDSLVSLALGSAAKGTQRGIFYFKGGVFLLIAILILSGRHDGTLALAIVFGIAYFITGLFTIASAVVVRFSHWRRALLSGVLQILFAIFLFLPFPTQHDGTVSQFIGMVMLTGGVQSVILSLRMRQVRHGRSVFDILAPQTLRIGKREALPQESDNTSGNQLIVHIWTPEGSAKQQTRPRPVINRYIAAVDADGVISTGHAALELPPTLYISLYPAAEIDRSPSEFFNLLKAVEANTVAGKYQPDYRFEANMWCESDRKIHFSTFNAASLTRFWSHYRQTETYNLTWRNCSSSVAWALEAALDGALKERCSRGGFVRLLFIPELWIAAQLRKRATNMAWTPGLVLDYTRALHAVVHPTDVSLTCLIKKRWFTTANTGRE, from the coding sequence ATGCTGCAGATCGCCTTTTTGCTGGCCGGGGCGGCGTTTGTCCGCAAAGCGGCCCCCTTTTTTATGGTGGCTGGCGTGCTCTGGGGCGGGCTGGGGCTGGCCATTTTTATTGATGGCCTGCAGGGTGGGCTGCACTTCCCGCTGCATGTGTTTGGCCTGTTTCTGCTGCTCGACAGCCTGGTGTCGCTGGCGCTGGGCTCGGCGGCTAAAGGGACTCAGCGCGGGATTTTTTACTTTAAGGGCGGCGTATTCCTGTTAATCGCCATCCTGATCTTATCGGGTCGCCACGACGGCACTCTGGCGCTGGCGATCGTCTTTGGTATCGCGTACTTCATTACCGGCCTGTTTACTATCGCCTCTGCGGTAGTGGTGCGCTTTTCCCACTGGCGTCGCGCCCTGCTCTCCGGGGTGTTACAGATCCTGTTTGCCATTTTCCTGTTCCTGCCCTTTCCAACACAACATGACGGCACCGTCTCGCAGTTTATCGGCATGGTGATGCTCACCGGCGGGGTACAGTCGGTGATCCTCTCTCTGCGGATGCGTCAGGTCCGCCACGGCCGCTCGGTGTTCGATATTCTCGCCCCGCAGACGCTGAGGATTGGCAAACGCGAGGCGCTGCCCCAGGAGAGTGATAACACGTCGGGCAATCAGCTGATCGTTCACATCTGGACCCCGGAAGGTTCGGCTAAACAACAGACGCGCCCGCGCCCGGTAATTAACCGCTATATTGCCGCCGTCGATGCCGACGGGGTGATCTCGACCGGCCATGCGGCGCTCGAACTCCCGCCGACGCTCTATATCAGCCTCTACCCGGCGGCGGAGATTGATCGTTCCCCGTCGGAGTTTTTTAACCTGCTGAAGGCGGTGGAGGCAAATACCGTGGCGGGCAAGTATCAACCGGATTACCGTTTTGAAGCCAATATGTGGTGCGAGTCCGACCGCAAAATCCACTTCTCCACCTTCAATGCGGCCTCGCTCACCCGTTTCTGGAGCCATTACCGGCAAACCGAAACCTACAACCTGACCTGGCGCAACTGTTCCAGCAGCGTGGCCTGGGCCCTCGAAGCGGCGCTGGACGGGGCGTTGAAAGAGCGCTGCTCCCGGGGCGGCTTTGTACGGCTGTTGTTTATTCCGGAGCTGTGGATTGCCGCGCAGCTGCGCAAGCGCGCCACCAACATGGCCTGGACACCCGGGCTGGTGCTGGACTATACCCGGGCGCTGCATGCGGTGGTTCATCCCACCGACGTGTCGCTGACCTGTCTGATTAAAAAGAGGTGGTTTACGACGGCGAATACGGGTCGTGAGTGA
- a CDS encoding NADP-dependent oxidoreductase, translated as MSQSSTQNRQWVLASRPHGAPTADNFRLENTSIPEPADGQLLLRTIWLSLDPYMRGRMSDAPSYSPPVDIGAVMVGGTVSRVERSNHPDYQPGEWVLGYSGWQDYDVSDGTGLVKLGADPEHPSWSLGILGMPGFTAYMGLLDIGQPKAGETVVVAAATGPVGATVGQIGKLKGCRVVGVAGGAEKCRHATEVLGFDQCVDHHAADFAEQLKQACPQGIDVYYENVGGKVFDAVLPLLNTAARVPVCGLVSGYNATDLPPGPDRLGLLMGTILKKRIRMQGFIINQDYGHRIAEFQQEMGGWVREGKIHYREQVTDGLENAPQALIGLLEGKNFGKVVIRVANNNL; from the coding sequence ATGAGTCAATCTTCAACGCAGAATCGTCAATGGGTTCTGGCTTCTCGTCCCCATGGTGCACCCACCGCTGATAACTTTCGCTTAGAAAACACATCCATTCCGGAACCTGCAGACGGCCAGCTTCTGCTGCGTACTATCTGGCTCTCGCTTGATCCCTATATGCGCGGCCGCATGAGCGATGCGCCGTCCTACTCGCCGCCGGTGGACATCGGTGCGGTGATGGTGGGAGGCACCGTCAGCCGCGTGGAGAGGTCGAACCATCCAGACTATCAACCCGGTGAATGGGTGCTGGGCTACAGCGGCTGGCAGGACTATGACGTCTCGGATGGCACGGGCCTGGTCAAACTGGGTGCGGATCCCGAACACCCCTCCTGGTCGTTAGGCATACTGGGGATGCCCGGCTTTACCGCCTACATGGGCCTGCTCGATATCGGCCAGCCCAAAGCGGGTGAGACGGTGGTGGTGGCTGCGGCTACCGGTCCGGTGGGGGCAACCGTCGGCCAGATTGGCAAGCTGAAAGGTTGCCGGGTGGTGGGCGTTGCCGGCGGCGCGGAAAAATGCCGCCATGCGACTGAGGTGCTGGGCTTTGACCAGTGTGTGGATCACCACGCCGCGGATTTTGCCGAACAGCTTAAGCAGGCGTGCCCGCAGGGCATTGATGTTTACTATGAGAACGTGGGCGGGAAGGTGTTTGATGCCGTGCTGCCGCTGCTGAATACTGCGGCGCGCGTGCCGGTGTGCGGGCTGGTCAGCGGATACAATGCCACCGACCTGCCGCCAGGGCCGGATCGCCTTGGGCTGCTGATGGGCACCATCCTGAAAAAACGCATTCGTATGCAGGGCTTTATCATCAACCAGGACTATGGTCATCGCATCGCAGAATTTCAGCAGGAGATGGGCGGTTGGGTTCGTGAGGGCAAAATCCACTACCGTGAGCAGGTCACGGACGGGCTGGAAAACGCCCCTCAGGCGCTGATCGGCCTGCTGGAGGGTAAAAACTTCGGAAAAGTCGTGATACGTGTCGCGAACAATAACTTATAG
- the ansP gene encoding L-asparagine permease: protein MKTSNKSAADHHAAKRRWLNAHEEGYHKAMGNRQVQMIAIGGAIGTGLFLGAGARLQMAGPALALVYLVCGIFSFFILRALGELVLHRPSSGSFVSYAREFLGEKAAYVAGWMYFVNWAMTGIVDITAVALYMHYWGAFGDVPQWVFALGALAIVGTMNMIGVKWFAEMEFWFALVKVLAIVIFLVVGTVFLGSGKPLDGNMTGFHLITDNGGFFPHGLMPALVLVQGVVFAFASIELVGTAAGECKDPENMVPKAINSVIWRIGLFYVGSVVLLVLLLPWNAYQAGQSPFVTFFSKLGVPYVGSIMNIVVLTAALSSLNSGLYSTGRILRSMSMGGSAPKFMSKMSKQQVPYAGILATLVVYIFGVFLNYLVPSQVFEIVLNVAALGIIASWAFIVVCQMRLRKAIKEGTAADVSFKMPGAPVTSWLTLLFLFSVLVLMAFDYPNGTYTIATIPLLAVLLVAGWFGVRKRVHEIHSTAPKHPDDEKQDGPLVEETSR, encoded by the coding sequence ATGAAAACAAGCAATAAAAGCGCAGCCGATCATCACGCTGCCAAACGTCGCTGGCTGAACGCCCACGAAGAGGGCTATCACAAGGCGATGGGCAACCGTCAGGTGCAGATGATCGCCATCGGCGGCGCTATCGGTACAGGGCTGTTTTTAGGTGCAGGCGCCCGCCTGCAGATGGCTGGCCCGGCCCTCGCACTGGTCTATCTGGTGTGCGGTATCTTCTCCTTCTTTATTCTCCGCGCTCTTGGCGAACTGGTACTACACCGGCCGTCCAGCGGCAGCTTCGTCTCCTACGCCCGTGAGTTCCTTGGTGAAAAAGCCGCCTATGTTGCGGGCTGGATGTACTTCGTCAACTGGGCGATGACCGGGATTGTCGATATCACCGCAGTAGCGCTGTACATGCACTACTGGGGCGCGTTTGGCGATGTCCCGCAGTGGGTGTTTGCCCTTGGCGCGCTGGCGATTGTCGGCACCATGAACATGATCGGCGTGAAGTGGTTCGCCGAGATGGAGTTCTGGTTTGCGCTGGTTAAGGTGCTGGCGATTGTGATCTTCCTGGTGGTGGGTACGGTGTTCCTCGGCAGCGGTAAACCGCTGGACGGCAACATGACTGGCTTCCACCTGATCACGGATAACGGTGGTTTCTTCCCGCACGGTCTGATGCCTGCGCTGGTACTGGTCCAGGGCGTGGTGTTCGCTTTTGCCTCCATTGAGCTGGTGGGTACGGCGGCGGGCGAATGTAAAGATCCCGAGAACATGGTGCCGAAGGCGATCAACAGCGTGATCTGGCGTATCGGCCTGTTCTATGTGGGCTCCGTAGTGCTGCTGGTTCTGCTCCTGCCGTGGAACGCCTATCAGGCGGGTCAAAGTCCGTTCGTGACCTTCTTCTCGAAGCTCGGCGTGCCGTACGTGGGCAGCATCATGAACATCGTGGTGCTGACCGCGGCGCTCTCCAGCCTGAACTCTGGTCTGTACTCAACGGGCCGTATCCTGCGCTCCATGTCGATGGGCGGTTCTGCGCCGAAGTTTATGTCGAAGATGAGCAAGCAGCAGGTGCCGTACGCGGGCATTCTGGCGACGCTGGTGGTCTATATCTTTGGCGTGTTCCTGAACTATCTGGTGCCGTCGCAGGTATTTGAGATCGTGCTGAACGTCGCGGCGCTGGGCATTATCGCCTCCTGGGCCTTTATCGTGGTGTGCCAGATGCGTCTGCGCAAAGCGATCAAAGAAGGTACCGCGGCCGATGTGAGCTTCAAGATGCCGGGCGCACCGGTCACCTCCTGGCTGACCCTGCTGTTCCTGTTCAGCGTGCTGGTGCTGATGGCGTTCGACTACCCGAATGGAACGTACACTATCGCCACTATCCCGCTGCTGGCGGTTCTGCTGGTGGCCGGCTGGTTTGGTGTGCGTAAGCGCGTGCATGAGATCCACAGTACCGCGCCAAAACACCCGGACGATGAAAAGCAGGATGGTCCGCTGGTGGAAGAGACCTCAAGGTAA
- a CDS encoding AAA family ATPase, whose protein sequence is MKINIVGTSGSGKSTLARRIATELALPCIEMDTLYWRSDWQGSPDEVMFAKLEAALSATPGWVLDGNYNRTRPIKWRNVDLVVWVDYGLARTLRQAVTRAVKRAWTQQELWPGTGNRESFRRTFLSRESILLWTIKTWRSNRARYESDMQNPAFAHIRFVRITSRQQADALIAELHSSL, encoded by the coding sequence ATGAAAATCAATATCGTTGGCACCAGCGGCAGCGGCAAGAGCACGCTGGCCCGCAGGATCGCTACTGAACTGGCGCTGCCCTGTATCGAAATGGACACTCTGTACTGGCGTTCCGACTGGCAGGGCTCCCCGGACGAGGTCATGTTCGCGAAGCTGGAGGCGGCGCTCAGCGCCACGCCAGGCTGGGTGCTGGACGGCAACTACAACCGCACCCGCCCGATAAAATGGCGCAACGTCGATCTGGTGGTATGGGTCGATTACGGCCTGGCCCGCACCCTGCGTCAGGCCGTTACCCGGGCGGTAAAACGCGCCTGGACGCAGCAGGAACTGTGGCCAGGCACCGGCAACCGGGAAAGTTTTCGCCGCACCTTCCTGAGTCGGGAATCGATCCTGCTCTGGACCATCAAGACCTGGCGCAGCAACCGGGCGCGCTATGAATCCGACATGCAGAACCCGGCTTTTGCCCATATCCGCTTCGTGCGCATCACCTCCCGCCAGCAGGCCGACGCCCTGATCGCTGAGCTGCATTCGTCCCTGTAA
- a CDS encoding YncE family protein, producing the protein MNLRHLCSPRLRGSLLLGSLLVAGTFNVHAAEEMLRKAVGKGAYEMAVSQQENALWVATTQSRKTDKGGVVYRLDPLTLEVTQAIHSDLKPFGATINNATQTLWFGNTTNSAVTAIDAKTGDVKGRLVLDDRQRSETVKPLQPRELVADDTTNTVYITGIGKESVIWVVDGETLKLKETISGTGKFSTGLALDAQAKRLYTTNGDGELLTIDTATHKIIERKKLQDDGKEHFYLNLSLDVKGQRAFITDSKQPEVLVVSLKDGSVLSKVAAPESLAVLFNPARNEAYVTHREAGKVSVIDAKTYKVTKTLDTPTFPNSLALSADGKTLFVTVKQKSSRQQEATQPDDVIRIAL; encoded by the coding sequence ATGAATTTACGTCACCTGTGCTCGCCGCGTCTGCGTGGCTCACTGCTGTTAGGGTCTCTGCTGGTCGCCGGGACCTTTAATGTTCATGCCGCAGAAGAGATGCTGCGTAAAGCGGTTGGTAAAGGCGCGTATGAGATGGCCGTCAGCCAGCAGGAGAACGCGCTGTGGGTTGCCACCACGCAGAGCCGCAAAACCGATAAGGGTGGGGTGGTTTACCGTCTCGATCCGCTGACCCTGGAAGTGACGCAGGCTATTCATAGCGATCTGAAACCTTTTGGCGCCACCATCAACAACGCCACCCAGACGCTGTGGTTTGGTAACACCACCAACAGCGCGGTGACCGCCATTGACGCCAAAACCGGCGATGTGAAGGGCCGTCTGGTACTGGACGACCGTCAGCGCAGCGAAACCGTCAAACCGCTGCAGCCGCGCGAGCTGGTGGCGGACGACACCACCAACACCGTCTATATCACCGGCATCGGTAAAGAGAGCGTGATTTGGGTGGTGGATGGCGAAACGCTGAAGCTGAAAGAGACCATCAGCGGCACCGGTAAGTTCAGCACCGGCCTGGCGCTGGATGCGCAGGCGAAGCGTCTGTACACCACCAACGGCGACGGCGAGCTGCTGACCATCGACACCGCGACCCACAAAATCATCGAGCGCAAAAAACTGCAGGACGACGGGAAAGAGCACTTCTACCTGAACCTGAGCCTCGACGTGAAAGGCCAGCGCGCGTTTATCACCGACTCGAAACAGCCGGAAGTGCTGGTTGTCTCCCTGAAAGACGGCAGCGTGCTGAGCAAAGTAGCGGCGCCGGAATCACTGGCGGTGCTGTTTAACCCGGCACGTAACGAAGCCTATGTGACCCACCGTGAAGCGGGCAAGGTGAGCGTGATTGATGCGAAAACCTATAAAGTGACGAAAACCCTCGACACCCCGACCTTCCCGAACAGCCTGGCGCTCTCCGCCGACGGTAAAACCCTGTTCGTGACGGTGAAGCAGAAGTCTTCCCGCCAGCAGGAGGCAACCCAGCCGGATGATGTGATTCGTATCGCGCTGTAA
- a CDS encoding MASE1 domain-containing protein, protein MKADKLTIAVSLLAWGALYYLLGWISLFLDGPQSRVAFIWLPSGVAVTAFLITARKQWLALWITLFLARLLLGLTFQHTLHVSLVLALFSLTSHLGIAWCVRYFSRGYDRLHKIVNWVISTIVISALAALMGVGWVSLLAGSMQMQWLWIVWSANVTGTLFVTPPLMGLLAPADKGARQESLAGVFLVFAVLLATLYIFNGVPDRSDNIALIYSLACLPLVLLTATTVICGNRLASLAFILFSAVVIYASWRETGPFYFARLAPEESVLLAQSYLSAAALLLVFIRAQKSQTAADRRPRAMAYSLDPETGHLVWDPHADPSLAAALASVTSREALLARVPDPQQQAQMVARWQAVANSQPVADVFRFTLALPGKVPIPLTERNMLLMSDRDRPVIVAFWSEDKGSLFQPAPQEEG, encoded by the coding sequence ATGAAAGCAGATAAACTGACGATAGCGGTCTCGTTACTCGCCTGGGGCGCGCTCTATTATCTGCTGGGCTGGATCTCGTTATTTCTCGACGGCCCGCAGAGCCGGGTGGCCTTTATCTGGCTGCCGTCGGGCGTGGCCGTCACCGCCTTTTTGATCACCGCGCGAAAGCAGTGGCTCGCGCTGTGGATCACCCTGTTCCTGGCCCGTCTATTACTGGGGCTGACCTTTCAGCATACGCTTCACGTCTCGCTGGTACTGGCCCTGTTTTCGCTGACCAGCCATCTGGGCATTGCCTGGTGCGTACGCTACTTTTCCCGGGGCTACGACCGGCTGCACAAAATCGTTAACTGGGTCATTTCGACGATTGTCATTAGCGCGCTGGCGGCGCTGATGGGGGTCGGATGGGTCTCCCTGCTGGCCGGCAGCATGCAGATGCAGTGGCTGTGGATCGTCTGGAGCGCCAACGTCACCGGCACGCTGTTTGTCACCCCGCCGCTGATGGGCCTGCTGGCCCCGGCCGATAAAGGGGCGCGGCAGGAGTCGTTAGCGGGCGTGTTTCTGGTGTTCGCCGTGTTGCTGGCAACGCTCTATATCTTCAACGGCGTGCCCGATCGCAGCGATAACATTGCCCTGATTTACTCCCTCGCCTGCCTGCCGCTGGTTTTGCTGACCGCCACTACCGTTATCTGCGGTAATCGCCTGGCCTCGCTGGCGTTTATCCTTTTTAGCGCGGTGGTGATCTATGCCTCCTGGCGCGAAACCGGTCCCTTTTATTTCGCCCGCCTGGCGCCGGAAGAGTCGGTTTTGCTGGCGCAATCTTACCTCTCCGCCGCCGCCCTGCTGCTGGTGTTTATTCGCGCCCAGAAATCACAAACCGCAGCCGACCGTCGTCCCCGGGCGATGGCCTACTCCCTCGATCCCGAAACGGGCCACCTGGTCTGGGATCCTCACGCGGACCCGTCTCTTGCCGCCGCGTTAGCCTCTGTCACCAGCCGGGAAGCGCTGCTGGCCCGGGTGCCCGATCCGCAGCAGCAGGCGCAGATGGTTGCCCGCTGGCAGGCGGTAGCCAACAGCCAGCCCGTGGCAGACGTATTTCGTTTTACCCTGGCGCTGCCGGGCAAGGTACCCATCCCGTTAACAGAGCGAAATATGCTGCTGATGAGCGACAGGGATCGCCCGGTCATTGTCGCGTTCTGGTCTGAAGATAAAGGAAGCCTGTTTCAGCCCGCGCCGCAGGAGGAAGGTTAA
- a CDS encoding RidA family protein codes for MIQREPVFPANRHALYEKHGYSAAIRSGDLLFVSGQVGSRADGTPEPDFAAQVQLAFDNLKATLAAAGCTFDDLIDVTTFHTDPQNQFATIMEVKQAIFPQPPYPNWTAVGVTWLAGFDFEIKVIARIPH; via the coding sequence ATGATCCAGCGCGAACCGGTTTTCCCAGCCAACCGACATGCTCTCTATGAGAAGCACGGTTATTCTGCCGCCATCCGTTCCGGCGATTTGCTGTTTGTTTCTGGTCAGGTGGGGAGCCGCGCCGATGGCACGCCGGAGCCGGATTTTGCCGCACAGGTGCAGCTTGCCTTTGATAACCTGAAAGCGACCCTTGCCGCGGCGGGGTGTACATTTGACGATCTGATTGATGTCACGACCTTTCATACCGATCCGCAGAATCAGTTTGCAACGATCATGGAGGTCAAACAGGCTATTTTCCCGCAGCCGCCGTATCCGAACTGGACCGCCGTTGGTGTGACCTGGCTGGCAGGATTTGATTTCGAAATTAAGGTGATTGCCCGCATTCCGCACTAA